One genomic region from Nostoc sphaeroides encodes:
- the tnpA gene encoding IS200/IS605 family transposase: MKTTLEYRNGNHSKGNAVVHLVWIPKRRKKVLTGEIAKRLRQIINELALEKDWDVLALEVAPDHVHLFVEHQPDIAINQIVKAFKGRSSYILRKEFPQLLKLPSLWTNSYFYSTAGQVSADVIKRYIEDPHHG, encoded by the coding sequence ATGAAAACTACTTTGGAGTACAGAAATGGTAATCACTCAAAGGGGAATGCAGTAGTTCATTTAGTATGGATTCCTAAGCGCAGAAAAAAGGTTTTGACCGGAGAGATAGCTAAACGCCTTCGACAAATAATTAATGAGCTAGCCCTGGAAAAAGACTGGGATGTTTTAGCGTTAGAAGTCGCTCCTGATCATGTACATTTATTTGTAGAACATCAACCAGATATTGCTATTAACCAGATAGTAAAAGCCTTTAAAGGACGCTCATCTTATATATTGCGTAAAGAGTTTCCACAATTATTGAAATTGCCTAGCCTATGGACTAACAGCTATTTTTACTCTACTGCGGGGCAAGTTTCAGCAGATGTAATTAAGAGGTATATTGAAGATCCACATCACGGATAA
- the purH gene encoding bifunctional phosphoribosylaminoimidazolecarboxamide formyltransferase/IMP cyclohydrolase, whose amino-acid sequence MARLALLSVSNKTGLIDLARSLVEEFDFDLISSGGTAQALKDAGLPVTKVADYTGSPEILGGRVKTLHPRIHGGILARRDVPQDITDLENNQIRPIDLVVVNLYPFEETVAKPGVTLSQAVEQIDIGGPALLRASSKNFAHLGVLCDPAQYDEYLQELRQNNGEASLEFRQKAALKGFSHTASYDQAIASYLAEAQHYTLNGTQLQSLRYGENPHQPATWYQTGTTPTGWTSATKLQGKELSYNNLVDLEAARRIIAEFTDTPAATIIKHTNPCGTALGSTISEAYQKAFNADSTSAFGGIVALNRPIDGATASELTKTFLECVVAPSCDAEAQEILAKKSNVRVLTLADLSSGPKDTVKAIAGGFLVQTSDDIIADTSQWQVVTERQPTPDELAELLFAWKVCKHVKSNAIVVTSDRTTLGVGAGQMNRVGSVKIALEQAQEKSIGATLASDGFFPFDDSVKTAAAAGITAIVQPGGSMRDKDSIKAANELGLLMVLTGIRHFLH is encoded by the coding sequence ATGGCGCGTCTAGCCCTGCTGAGTGTATCTAACAAAACTGGTTTAATTGACTTAGCCCGTAGCTTGGTTGAAGAATTCGACTTTGATTTAATCAGCAGTGGGGGAACAGCCCAAGCACTCAAAGATGCGGGACTCCCTGTTACGAAGGTTGCAGATTATACAGGTTCGCCAGAAATTTTAGGTGGTCGAGTCAAAACCCTACATCCCCGAATTCATGGCGGTATTTTGGCGCGGCGAGATGTTCCCCAAGATATTACAGATTTAGAAAATAACCAAATTCGCCCGATTGATTTAGTGGTGGTGAATCTTTATCCTTTTGAGGAAACGGTCGCTAAACCAGGGGTAACATTATCCCAAGCGGTTGAACAAATTGATATCGGTGGCCCAGCATTGCTACGGGCATCATCGAAAAACTTCGCCCATCTCGGTGTATTATGCGATCCGGCACAGTATGACGAATATTTACAGGAATTGCGGCAAAATAACGGCGAAGCATCCCTAGAGTTTCGGCAAAAGGCGGCTTTAAAAGGATTTTCCCATACTGCTAGTTATGATCAAGCGATCGCATCTTACCTCGCAGAAGCACAGCATTATACCCTGAACGGCACACAATTGCAATCTCTGCGTTACGGCGAGAATCCCCATCAACCCGCCACTTGGTATCAAACTGGTACTACTCCAACAGGGTGGACATCTGCGACAAAACTGCAAGGCAAAGAACTTAGTTACAATAACTTGGTTGATTTAGAAGCCGCACGCCGAATTATTGCTGAGTTCACTGATACTCCAGCAGCAACGATAATTAAACATACAAACCCCTGTGGTACAGCATTGGGAAGCACTATTTCCGAAGCTTACCAAAAAGCTTTCAATGCTGATTCTACTTCTGCTTTTGGTGGAATTGTCGCACTGAACCGTCCGATTGATGGGGCTACAGCTAGCGAGTTAACTAAAACATTTTTAGAATGTGTGGTTGCACCAAGTTGTGATGCAGAAGCTCAAGAAATCCTTGCCAAGAAATCTAACGTGCGGGTTTTGACTCTAGCTGATTTGAGCAGTGGCCCTAAGGATACAGTGAAAGCGATCGCAGGTGGTTTTCTTGTCCAAACTAGCGATGACATCATTGCTGATACCAGTCAATGGCAAGTTGTGACTGAACGTCAACCCACACCCGACGAATTAGCCGAATTGCTGTTTGCGTGGAAAGTTTGCAAACACGTTAAATCTAATGCCATTGTTGTGACAAGCGATCGCACTACACTAGGAGTAGGTGCTGGTCAAATGAACCGCGTCGGCTCAGTTAAAATTGCCCTAGAACAAGCACAAGAAAAATCCATTGGTGCAACTCTCGCCAGCGATGGATTCTTCCCCTTCGATGATTCTGTGAAAACAGCCGCAGCAGCAGGAATTACAGCCATCGTCCAGCCAGGGGGAAGTATGCGCGATAAAGATTCAATCAAGGCTGCTAACGAACTGGGTTTGCTGATGGTCTTAACTGGTATACGTCACTTTTTACACTAA